In the genome of Aspergillus luchuensis IFO 4308 DNA, chromosome 2, nearly complete sequence, one region contains:
- a CDS encoding uncharacterized protein (TransMembrane:1 (i82-103o)), with product MVPGRCRTRREPTRCSVTSSPPTLNDDPSPRRCMARRFRAAGHIIKDSHFPLLEIPSLQPNHSEINTQKSFSLSYLNSKMKLTGAVLASLVGCVAALPPAPFFNGPPPPPSGSVAPAPEESSFPPPPPPSSVSGAPPSATPEPYEKRQFGGPFGGPQPSGPPAGPSGSFGPAPSGSPEGFGRRQFGGFGGFGGPFDSAPSATPSAFPGGGFGFEQRQFPGPAESTPAGPPPSGTPSPVPFGDFGDFGGFDKRQFGGPIQSAPAGAPSGAPGPAPSEGPGGFGGFGGFKRQFGSPAEGHEQGPHDQAPPFPSGVPSFAPSPVPTPSGAIEERQFGAFPTPTPVPSGPAGGW from the coding sequence ATGGTACCTGGACGGTGCCGAACTCGGAGAGAACCTACCAGGTGCTCTGTAacctcttcacctcccaCGCTGAACGATGATCCTTCCCCAAGAAGGTGTATGGCTAGGCGCTTCAGGGCAGCTGGACACATTATAAAAGACTCTCATTTTCCGCTCCTTGAGATACCCTCCTTACAGCCCAATCACTCTGAAATCAACACTCAAAAGtcattctctctttcatATCTAAATTCCAAAATGAAGCTTACCGGAGCTGTCTTGGCCAGCCTTGTCGGCTGCGTTGCTGCCCTGCCCCCAGCGCCTTTCTTCAAcggccctcctccccctccttctggCTCCGTGGCTCCCGCTCCTGAGGaatcctctttccctcctccgcctccccctAGCTCCGTCTCCGGTGCTCCTCCCTCCGCGACCCCCGAGCCCTACGAGAAGCGCCAGTTCGGTGGCCCGTTCGGTGGCCCCCAGCCTTCCGGTCCCCCCGCTGGTCCCTCCGGTTCTTTCGGCCCCGCCCCCTCCGGCTCCCCTGAAGGATTCGGTAGACGTCAGTTCGGTGGTTTCGGCGGCTTCGGTGGTCCCTTCGATTCCGCTCCTTCTGCTACTCCCTCCGCCTTCCCCGGAGGCGGCTTCGGATTCGAACAGCGTCAGTTCCCCGGTCCCGCTGAGTCCACCCCCGCTggtcctcctccctccggcACTCCTTCTCCCGTCCCATTCGGTGACTTCGGTGACTTTGGTGGCTTCGACAAGCGTCAGTTCGGTGGCCCCATCCAGTCTGCCCCCGCGGGTGCTCCCTCAGGTGCCCCCGGTCCTGCCCCCTCTGAGGGCCCCGGCGGCTTCGGAGGCTTCGGAGGCTTCAAGCGCCAGTTCGGATCTCCTGCAGAGGGACACGAGCAAGGCCCTCATGACCAGgctcctcccttccccagTGGCGTCCCTTCCTTCGCTCCTTCTCCGGTCCCTACCCCGTCGGGTGCCATTGAGGAGCGCCAGTTCGGTGCATTCCCTACACCGACTCCTGTCCCCAGCGGCCCCGCTGGTGGCTGGTAA